The Neurospora crassa OR74A linkage group IV, whole genome shotgun sequence genome has a segment encoding these proteins:
- a CDS encoding phosphoinositide 3-phosphate phosphatase codes for MVSLLRQLVAGPRQQHEDTGLDLCYVTSNIIATSGPSQTYPQLAYRNPLNRLVSFLDEKHGDGWSIWEFRAEGTGYPDEAVYNRIRHYPWPDHHPPPFRLVPLITASMRNWLDGEDGGSSGDSSDTTKVELATPETTDGSGAAPAANDGNQKDNNINNNDNKKGDTNTADKNKLDLDRPRQKGERVVVVHCKAGKGRSGTSICSYLISECGWTAADALARFTERRMRPNFGKGVSIPSQLRYVGYVERWAHAGSEPAKRKIYVDRPIEIVEIHVWGLRHGVKLAVEGFADEGKRIETLHTFGKDERIVVKGDAPGGGGVMDMFYDMAGYGAGKGSDSEEEEKEEEKEVSGLDGVKSDVDDAVTDRSTTDASSAKRSKSKEQVDKMGSTASSLMRKISVRKSKDHKEKELEEKKQSALGLSSENGRKAKTIAMPEASQVTNIPLAEQNNVSKSTSNLTPIRSKTSTESSRKRQKPVLADESEPGGRAVIFKPKKPIIVPNSDINIDIERRSRASASMGLTMVTAVGHVWFNAFFEGNGPEQDGQADDSGVFEIEWDELDGIKGSSKKGTRAFDRMSVVWKVAGTGAGTGIGTGAGIGTGAGAGAAVETVEIAAAAAAPETAQGVTVITQPGEGSPVPQMKPADWKGANPVQLPKEKGLGLRAETTESASVSKASSLLDVDVTEGGDKDDESLAGVKTSDPKGEELDEVATPKASA; via the exons ATGGTCTCCCTGCTGCGTCAGCTCGTCGCTGGTCCGCGCCAACAACACGAGGATACGGGACTAGATCTATGTTATGTTACCTCGAATATCATCGCAAC ATCTGGACCCTCACAAACCTACCCCCAACTAGCCTACCGTAACCCGCTTAACCGCTTGGTCTCTTTTCTCGACGAGAAACACGGTGATGGCTGGTCCATTTGGGAATTTCGCGCCGAAGGCACGGGATATCCTGATGAAGCCGTATATAACCGGATTAGACACTACCCTTGGCCGGATCACCACCCGCCGCCGTTCAGGCTGGTGCCGTTGATTACTGCTAGTATGCGCAATTGGTTGGATGGGGAGGATGGAGGATCGTCTGGGGACAGCAGTGATACTACGAAAGTGGAATTGGCGACGCCGGAAACGACAGACGGAAGCGGGGCTGCCCCTGCCGCAAATGACGGAAACCAAaaagacaacaacatcaacaacaacgacaataAGAAAGGAGATACAAACACAGCGGACAAAAACAAACTCGATCTCGACCGCCCGCGTCAAAAAGGCGAGCGCGTGGTCGTCGTCCACTGCAAAGCCGGCAAAGGCCGCTCCGGCACCTCCATCTGCAGCTACCTGATTTCCGAGTGCGGCTGGACCGCCGCCGACGCCCTGGCTCGTTTCACCGAGCGACGCATGCGTCCCAACTTTGGTAAGGGCGTCTCGATTCCCAGCCAGCTTCGATACGTGGGTTACGTCGAAAGGTGGGCCCACGCCGGTAGCGAGCCGGCCAAGAGGAAGATCTACGTGGACAGACCGATTGAGATTGTCGAGATACACGTCTGGGGACTCCGGCACGGGGTCAAGCTTGCGGTGGAAGGGTTTGCGGACGAGGGCAAGAGGATTGAGACGTTGCATACGTTTGGGAAGGATGAGAGGATTGTGGTGAAGGGGGATGCGCCTGGCGGAGGCGGGGTGATGGATATGTTTTATGATATGGCTGGGTACGGCGCCGGTAAAGGAAGCGAttcagaagaggaggagaaggaggaagaaaaggaggttTCGGGCTTGGATGGTGTGAAAagcgatgttgatgatgctgtAACAGATCGGTCGACAACGGATGCGTCTAGTGCGAAAAGGAGTAAGAGTAAGGAACAGGTGGACAAGATGGGGAGCACGGCGAGCAgtttgatgaggaagatttCGGTGCGAAAGAGCAAGGACCATAAAgagaaggagctggaggagaagaagcagagcgCGCTGGGCCTTTCATCAGAAAATGGCAGAAAAGCAAAGACCATCGCGATGCCAGAAGCCTCACAAGTTACGAATATTCCGTTGGCAGAACAGAACAACGTCAGCAAATCTACCTCTAACCTCACCCCCATCCGCTCGAAAACCAGCACCGAATCCTCTCGGAAGCGACAAAAGCCGGTCCTGGCTGATGAATCGGAGCCAGGTGGCCGGGCCGTCATCTTCAAGCCCAAGAAGCCCATCATCGTCCCCAACAGCGATATCAACATTGACATCGAAAGACGAAGCCGCGCCTCGGCCAGCATGGGCCTAACCATGGTTACTGCCGTCGGTCACGTCTGGTTCAACGCTTTCTTCGAGGGCAACGGACCGGAGCAGGATGGCCAAGCAGACGATAGCGGTGTGTTCGAAATTGAGTGGGATGAACTGGATGGCATCAAGGGATCAAGTAAGAAGGGGACTAGGGCTTTTGATCGGATGTCAGTTGTTTGGAAGGTTGCTGGGACTGGGGCTGGGACTGGGATTGGGACTGGCGCTGGGATTGGgactggcgctggcgctggcgccgCTGTTGAGACTGTTgagattgctgctgctgctgctgcgcctGAAACGGCCCAGGGAGTTACGGTCATCACCCAGCCTGGGGAGGGGAGCCCTGTACCCCAGATGAAACCTGCGGACTGGAAGGGTGCTAATCCCGTACAACTTccaaaggaaaagggattGGGTTTGAGGGCGGAGACTACCGAGAGTGCGAGTGTGAGCAAGGCCAGTAGCTtgttggatgtggatgtgacGGAGGGAGGTGATAAAGACGATGAGTCGTTGGCTGGGGTGAAGACTAGCGACCCGAAAGGAGAGGAGCTTGATGAAGTTGCTACGCCAAAGGCCTCTGCTTGA
- a CDS encoding ribose-phosphate pyrophosphokinase II, variant: MSGEMANEVKLISGRSHPELSEKVAKRLGIEVARTISLNYSNQETSFTVGESVRDEDVFIIQSTTTGDVNEGLMELLIAISACRTASARRITAVIPNFPYARQDKKDKSRAPISARLVANMLQTAGANHIVTVDLHASQIQGFFSVPVDNLYAEPSFLRYIRENYKPEDCVIVSPDAGGAKRATSIADHLNTGFALIHKERPRPNVVGRMVLVGNVEDKIAILVDDMADTCGTLVKAASVLKENGAKAVLALVTHGILSGNAIENLNGSVLEALICTNTVPLGDKIERCPKIRVIDISPTIAEAIRRTHNGESVSYLFNHAPV; encoded by the exons ATGTCCGGCGAAATGGCGAACGAGGTCAAACTCATCAGCGGAAGGAGCCACCCCGAGCTCAGCGAGAAGGTTGCGAAGCG ACTCGGAATCGAGGTTGCTAGGACCATCTCTCTCAACTACTCGAACCAAGAAACCTCCTTCACCGTCGGCGAGTCGGTCCGCGACGAAGATGTCTTCATTATCCAgtctaccaccaccggcgACGTCAACGAGGGCTTGATGGAGCTCCTCATCGCCATCTCGGCCTGCAGAACCGCCAGTGCACGGAGGATAACGGCAGTCAT TCCCAACTTCCCCTATGCTCgccaggacaagaaggataAGTCCCGCGCTCCTATCAGCGCCAGACTCGTCGCCAACATGTTGCAGACCGCTGGTGCCAACC ACATTGTCACCGTTGATCTCCATGCTTCTCAG ATTCAAG GCTTCTTCAGCGTTCCCG TCGACAACCTGTATGCGGAGCCTTCTTTCCTTCGCTACATCCGCGAGAACTACAAGCCTGAGGACTGCGTGATCGTCTCCCCTGATGCCGGTGGTGCCAAGCG TGCTACCTCCATCGCAGATCACCTCAACACCGGCTTCGCTCTTATCCATAAGGAGCGCCCCCGCCCCAACGTTGTTGGTCGTATG GTTCTTGTCGGTAATGTCGAGGACAAGATTGCCATCCTTGTCGATGATATGGCCGACACTTGCGGCACTCTCGTCAAGGCTGCCTCTGTCCTCAAGGAGAACGGCGCCAAGGCTGTCCTCGCTCTCGTTACTCACGGTATTCTCTCCGGTAACGCCATTGAGAACCTTAACGGCAGTGTCCTCGAGGCGCTTATCTGCACCAACACCGTCCCGCTCGGTGACAAGATTGAAAGG TGCCCCAAGATCCGCGTCATCGACATCTCCCCGACCATCGCCGAGGCCATTCGCCGCACACATAACGGCGAGTCGGTGTCTTATCTTTTCAACCACGCCCCTGTCTAA
- the xlr-1 gene encoding transcriptional activator xlnR has product MLSNPLHRFAPYHAMPSPTLLSGGHVTASHLHAAGLDTMGPGSHYALQQLQQHVSVHNHHLARAGPQPKHRQHPYGPVTRATGAAGPIRRRISRACDQCNQLRTKCDGQHPCAHCIEFGLGCEYIRERKKRGKASRKDLAAQAAAAAAAQLNGHKNPSQAGENDQSPPNRTESTTATKRASSLPIEHQTTSNDKTMSDMSEGSVRSQRTGSMDSIDLGAHQTHIASHPGAMDRDLESPAALDLSYGNVHQEYHRQGMGAHLMNGASHHTPYGSNQAAMSNYPDLPYALHTQSPTGYSANTSSGFRIGASPLSAYPMAGGSTSPGWMNLASPPPQFAQHIPQPTYSHAQLRYPVLEPLLPHLGNLMPVSLACDLIDLYFASSSSAQMHPMSPYVLGFVFRKRSFLHPTKPRQCQPALLASMLWVAAQTSDAPFLTSVPSARGKICQKLLELTVSLLKPLIHTPSEEPSPVSSPIVDGVALGGLGVALPGSISMDALTGETGAFGAAGTLDDVVTYIHLATVVSASEYKGASLRWWNAAWSLARELKLGREIPQNSPSMQNSGSELDGEMGNIPGMITEEEREERRRIWWLVYIVDRHLALCYNRPLFLLDIECDGLLQPMDDTDYQNGNFYAYTDPNVLASDPNTPAARHRGPSFVCTGHSIFGYFLPLMTILGEIVDLHHARNHPRFGVGFRSSREWDDQTAEITRHLEIYEESIKRFEHRNLSLSAQAQAADEKAAEAAGVPTANDVPHDAGTPSVQSVHSVHTTSSRMTESDIQTRIVMAYGTHVMHVLHILLTGKWDPINLLDDNDLWISSQGFITATGHAVSAAEAISNILEYDPGLEFMPFFFGIYLLQGSFLLLLIADKLQVEASPSVVKACETIIRAHEACVVTLNTEYQRNFSRVMRSALAQVRGRVPEDLGEQHQRRRELLALYRWTGDGTGLAL; this is encoded by the exons ATGTTGTCTAATCCGCTTCACCGGTTCGCCCCTTATCATGCTATGCCCTCTCCTACCCTGCTATCTGGCGGACATGTCACAGCCAGCCATCTCCATGCCGCTGGCCTCGACACCATGGGCCCCGGCTCTCACTATGCTCTTCAGCAACTTCAGCAGCACGTCAGTGTTCATAACCACCACCTAGCAAGGGCGGGACCTCAACCAAAGCACCGACAACATCCCTATGGACCGGTAACCAGAGCAACAGGAGCGGCTGGACCCATTCGTAGACGAATAAGCAGAGCGTGTGACCAGTGCAATCAGCTGCGGACAAAATGCGATGGCCAGCATCCATGTGCCCATTGCATTG AATTCGGACTTGGCTGCGAGTACATCCGAGAGCGAAAGAAGCGTGGAAAGGCTTCAAGAAAGGATTTGGCGGCACAAGcagctgccgccgccgccgcccaatTGAACGGTCACAAAAACCCGAGCCAAGCCGGCGAAAACGATCAATCCCCCCCGAACCGAACCGAGAGTACCACAGCAACCAAGCGAGCTTCTTCCTTACCCATCGAGCACCAAACAACTTCAAACGACAAAACCATGAGCGATATGAGCGAAGGTTCAGTGAGGAGTCAAAGGACCGGGAGTATGGACAGTATTGATCTAGGCGCACATCAGACACATATCGCGAGTCATCCGGGGGCCATGGACAGAGATCTGGAAAGCCCGGCTGCTCTCGATCTCAGTTATGGGAATGTCCACCAAGAATATCACCGCCAAGGGATGGGTGCTCATCTGATGAACGGCGCATCGCATCATACACCATACGGCTCGAATCAGGCTGCCATGTCCAACTATCCAGATCTACCATACGCGCTGCATACTCAAAGTCCGACCGGCTATTCCGCAAACACATCAAGTGGTTTTCGCATTGGGGCCAGTCCGTTGAGCGCTTATCCTATGGCTGGCGGATCAACTTCGCCTGGTTGGATGAACTTAGCATCACCGCCACCCCAGTTTGCGCAGCATATTCCGCAGCCCACCTACAGCCATGCACAATTACGATACCCCGTTTTGGAGCCACTTCTACCGCACCTGGGTAACCTGATGCCGGTGTCGTTGGCATGCGACCTCATCGACCTATACTTTGCCAGTTCTTCTTCGGCGCAGATGCACCCCATGTCGCCTTATGTCCTTGGATTTGTATTTCGAAAGCGCTCCTTCTTGCACCCCACGAAACCTCGTCAATGTCAACCTGCGCTTCTAGCAAGCATGCTGTGGGTTGCTGCCCAAACCAGCGATGCCCCCTTTTTGACGAGCGTTCCGTCAGCGCGCGGCAAGATCTGCCAAAAGCTTTTGGAGCTCACAGTGAGCCTTCTTAAACCTCTAATACACACCCCGTCCGAGGAGCCTTCACCTGTCTCGAGCCCAATTGTTGATGGAGTGGCGCTGGGTGGCCTCGGTGTAGCTCTTCCGGGATCGATCAGCATGGATGCCTTGACCGGCGAGACTGGCGCATTTGGCGCCGCAGGGACCTTGGACGATGTGGTGACTTATATTCACCTTGCCACCGTGGTTTCTGCAAGCGAGTATAAAGGTGCCAGCTTGCGGTGGTGGAACGCCGCATGGTCACTAGCTCGTGAGCTCAAGCTCGGACGAGAAATACCACAAAACTCACCCTCTATGCAGAACAGTGGGAGCGAGCTTGACGGGGAAATGGGCAACATTCCTGGCATGATTACCGAGGAGGAACGAGAAGAGAGACGGCGTATTTGGTGGCTCGTCTATATCGTCGACCGTCACCTTGCACTATGTTACAACCGGCCTTTGTTCCTCCTCGACATCGAATGCGATGGTCTTTTGCAGCCCATGGATGATACTGACTACCAGAACGGGAACTTCTATGCTTACACCGATCCCAACGTTCTGGCTTCGGATCCCAACACTCCAGCTGCTCGGCATCGTGGACCATCTTTTGTCTGCACTGGTCATAGCATTTTTGGCTACTTCCTACCCTTGATGACCATTCTCGGCGAGATCGTGGACTTGCATCATGCTCGAAATCACCCACGCTTTGGCGTTGGCTTCCGTTCATCCCGTGAATGGGATGATCAGACAGCTGAGATTACCCGCCACCTTGAAATCTATGAAGAAAGTATCAAGAGATTCGAGCATCGTAATCTCAGTCTTAGcgcacaagcacaagctgCTGACGAGAAGGCTGCCGAGGCGGCCGGTGTTCCAACCGCCAATGATGTGCCCCACGATGCTGGCACACCGTCAGTTCAAAGTGTACACAGCGTACACACCACTTCCAGCCGGATGACAGAAAGTGATATTCAGACTCGCATCGTCATGGCCTATGGAACACACGTCATGCACGTGTTGCATATCCTCCTTACGGGGAAATGGGATCCCATCAACCTCCTTGATGACAATGACCTCTGGATCAGCAGCCAGGGCTTTATTACTGCTACTGGGCATGCGGTGTCCGCTGCCGAAGCCATTAGCAACATTCTTGAATACGATCCTGGCCTGGAGTTCATgcctttcttctttggcATCTATCTCCTCCAAGGCTCgttcctccttctgcttATCGCAGATAAACTTCAGGTTGAGGCATCACCCAGTGTCGTCAAGGCTTGTGAGACCATCATTCGTGCGCATGAGGCCTGCGTGGTTACCCTGAACACGGAGTACCAG CGTAACTTCAGCAGGGTGATGCGCAGTGCCCTTGCACAGGTCCGCGGCCGCGTGCCTGAGGATCTTGGcgaacaacaccaacgccGCAGAGAACTGCTGGCCCTTTACAGATGGACCGGCGATGGAACTGGCTTGGCCCTCTGA